From a single Brettanomyces bruxellensis chromosome 7, complete sequence genomic region:
- a CDS encoding uncharacterized protein (BUSCO:EOG09264UKL), with translation MPFRRRNNNASAGVDLSSVINKGSSKIKKKIRDIKRLLKRDNLPSDLVIANERALKTLEGELENVEENKKVRKLISRYHKVRFFERKKAARHYKHELKVLKELKQKVEESKDTEEKEKIEEEIKKQEKKVHGKAVNFAYTLNFPETEKYVSLYRQNNPEDVEKMTYKEKKGLKKTEDTREKYKAEFSSQLKSNSLQVSLEEGLRHNGGGKRVYRKKRDGKDNYNNREERKEGKKNTDKEEEDDFFE, from the coding sequence ATGCCTTttagaagaagaaacaacaaTGCTTCGGCAGGGGTTGATCTGTCGTCAGTTATCAACAAAGGAAGttcaaaaatcaaaaagaagataagaGATATCAAAAGACTCTTGAAAAGAGACAATCTACCATCGGATTTGGTGATAGCGAATGAGAGAGCACTCAAAACGCTTGAAGGGGAACTTGAGAACGTCGAGGAGAACAAGAAGGTGAGAAAGCTTATTTCAAGATATCATAAAGTGCGATTTTTcgagagaaagaaagctgCTCGTCATTACAAGCACGAACTGAAAGTGTTAAAGGAATTGAAGCAGAAGGTAGAAGAAAGTAAAGATACtgaagaaaaggagaagattgaagaggaaataaagaagcaggagAAAAAGGTTCACGGTAAAGCAGTGAATTTCGCATATACGCTCAACTTTCCAGAAACTGAAAAGTATGTTTCTCTATACAGGCAGAACAATCCAGAAGATGTCGAGAAGATGACatacaaggaaaagaaggggTTGAAAAAGACAGAGGACACTAGAGAGAAGTACAAGGCGGAGTTTTCGTCCCAGCTGAAAAGCAATAGCTTGCAAGTAAGCTTAGAGGAGGGACTTCGTCATAATGGAGGAGGAAAGAGAGTttacagaaagaagagagatGGAAAGGATAATTACAATAACAGGgaggagagaaaagaaggaaagaagaacacagacaaagaagaggaagatgacTTCTTTGAATGA
- a CDS encoding uncharacterized protein (BUSCO:EOG09260R9L), whose protein sequence is MENSSPPPSNYAQPIPNNDRLIVSIPFGYTYFTKPINTVFEALNSSDWRTREAENALITTTLAQISAAPAIGSQIVRLIPENSAIFDNLPQLRATVARMNQEYSNYDIITILNEFRVSDFKLTVSIIGSCDVRRQIHDIRLAIMQSFNPVMEIIVELDASSGTCYCFDENQQVKPEFCDLLKQIASFTGSSIYMTGSTEDSFMFHLHIVGHRDQVKEAENKVRLGLDDLNPHLYSDFFELESLSLLPLIAGPALANLKRIIREADCTMYLPNVLPELYYEEGKKYAALDKKPRIFITGLRSLVLQAKNSILQVVQKISKTPFMKQLSVVPLKREMLIMGRSKSLMLRKKAAITAEQQHRSVNYMLNSYQAMEDVLNGAGNAENADLQGFPLESIMYTTGCYIAVPPFGYESGNETGDVVTFQGNSMESVENAVGQFVLLLSSLYSSQVEFGCLESPAYQGVNINKFLNFCDTLASNADVAVSSVKFGTTYVIQMLGSAEKTRIGTNYLSQLESYLNENVERVNVQFQLELPNQERDFIAGKKNGKLVKISNSASVTVQLLPFTDHNFIVELSGETLEGSVYGLGLLEQELPESMMFNIPESFHRQIIGVGGQTVQTIMRKFNVFIKFSNSFEMGDRPLDQHHLGQAANFGQEFVRKNNVLIKCPAKNRMQIAPARVELSRLVEKVITGSYISSEIRLSGAQWRLLTSEGFNGMFNRGKKRPTNFIMEVEKHTNTYIRFPGPDTPYTSSPVEITVYGSEANHRSALVELQRLLPYCYRLCVKKNGRFKDLKAVAENVSKFLQNPSSLRKLQLHFLDNVIVPVRIMYNVELQLLETSDVAEHSNFVNIYYYPTSFGCPFNTMKAERLSKDRLAHVTKNELFQQMLTTVKDALDKFHMKVVSESAHPESLDVKVKENAARVDTDSAKRPISIIKPNTSRGGKGKRGGSRNMMFRRDNIHQFDSPGNKVTGSALSNIANVGYMGFLNQDADPSLLVANPGQTYHGQGNQLYKASQFGYQGGREAQEHIQIENRNPQLEPSFSTLNQGSDLRRMPGNQRPNNSVMRDLNYEYTGYQNQKKW, encoded by the coding sequence atgGAGAACTCATCACCACCACCAAGTAATTACGCACAGCCAATACCAAATAATGATAGACTGATTGTCTCGATTCCATTTGGCTACACATACTTCACAAAGCCGATCAATACTGTCTTTGAGGCTTTGAATTCGTCAGACTGGAGAACTAGGgaagcagaaaatgcaCTCATTACGACAACGCTAGCACAGATTTCAGCTGCTCCCGCAATCGGGAGTCAGATCGTTCGTTTGATCCCCGAAAACTCCGCAATATTCGACAATCTTCCCCAACTGAGGGCCACTGTTGCCAGAATGAACCAGGAGTACTCTAATTACGACATTATCACCATCCTGAACGAGTTTCGGGTCTCTGACTTTAAGCTTACCGTGTCCATCATTGGAAGCTGCGATGTCAGGAGACAAATTCACGATATTCGACTTGCGATCATGCAAAGTTTCAACCCGGTGATGGAGATAATTGTTGAATTAGACGCCTCATCCGGTACATGCTACTGCTTTGATGAGAACCAGCAGGTGAAGCCGGAGTTTTGCGACTTGCTGAAACAAATAGCATCGTTTACGGGTTCATCCATCTATATGACAGGCTCAACTGAGGACTCGTTCATGTTCCATTTACACATTGTGGGACATCGAGACCAGGTGAAGGAGGCTGAGAATAAAGTGAGGCTTGGTCTGGATGACTTGAATCCTCACTTGTACTCGGACTTCTTCGAACTAGAGtctctttctttgcttccGCTCATTGCTGGACCAGCACTTGCCAACCTTAAGCGGATTATCCGGGAGGCAGACTGCACGATGTATCTTCCGAACGTTCTTCCGGAGTTGTACTATGAGGAGGGGAAAAAGTACGCGGCTCTGGATAAGAAGCCACGCATTTTCATCACAGGATTGAGGTCGCTTGTTCTACAGGCGAAGAACTCCATTTTACAAGTTGTCCAGAAGATTTCCAAGACTCCTTTTATGAAGCAGTTGAGTGTGGTCCCTTTGAAGAGGGAGATGCTCATTATGGGTCGCTCGAAAAGCCTCATGCTGAGAAAAAAGGCCGCTATTACCGCGGAACAGCAACACAGAAGTGTGAATTACATGCTTAACAGTTACCAGGCGATGGAGGATGTGCTAAACGGGGCAGGAAATGCCGAAAATGCCGATTTGCAAGGCTTCCCGCTTGAGAGCATCATGTATACTACTGGTTGCTATATCGCGGTTCCTCCCTTTGGATACGAAAGTGGAAACGAGACAGGAGACGTGGTTACGTTTCAGGGAAACTCGATGGAGTCAGTTGAGAATGCAGTGGGCCAGTTCGTGCTTCTACTGTCATCTTTGTACTCGTCACAGGTCGAATTTGGGTGTTTAGAGTCGCCAGCTTACCAGGGGGtcaacatcaacaaattcCTCAATTTTTGCGACACTTTGGCATCCAACGCCGACGTTGCAGTATCGAGTGTGAAGTTTGGAACAACTTACGTAATCCAGATGCTCGGAAGTGCCGAGAAGACCCGAATTGGAACCAACTACCTCTCGCAGCTGGAGAGCTACTTAAACGAGAATGTGGAGAGGGTCAACGTCCAGTTTCAGCTCGAGCTCCCAAACCAGGAGCGGGACTTCATTGCCGGCAAGAAAAACGGGAAACTCGTGAAGATTTCGAACTCGGCCTCGGTAACGGTCCAGCTTCTCCCGTTTACAGATCACAACTTCATTGTTGAGCTTTCCGGAGAGACTTTGGAGGGATCGGTGTACGGATTGGGTCTGTTGGAGCAGGAGCTTCCGGAATCGATGATGTTCAACATCCCGGAGTCGTTCCACCGACAAATCATCGGAGTTGGCGGCCAGACTGTGCAGACCATCATGCGAAAGTTCAACGTGTTCATAAAGTTTTCCAACTCTTTTGAAATGGGCGACAGACCGCTTGACCAGCACCATCTGGGCCAGGCGGCAAACTTTGGGCAGGAGTTCGTGAGGAAGAACAATGTGCTCATCAAGTGCCCGGCGAAAAACAGGATGCAGATCGCTCCTGCCCGGGTTGAGCTCTCAAGACTCGTCGAAAAAGTCATCACCGGTAGCTACATATCTTCCGAAATCAGGCTTAGTGGGGCCCAGTGGAGGCTGCTGACCTCGGAGGGCTTCAATGGCATGTTCAACAGGGGGAAAAAGAGGCCGACGAACTTCATCATGGAGGTTGAAAAGCACACCAACACGTACATCAGGTTCCCTGGACCCGATACTCCTTACACCTCTAGTCCAGTGGAGATTACCGTGTATGGCTCTGAGGCTAACCACCGCTCAGCACTCGTCGAGCTTCAGAGGTTGCTCCCGTACTGCTATCGGCTTTGCGTGAAGAAAAACGGCCGATTCAAAGATCTGAAAGCGGTTGCAGAGAACGTTTCAAAGTTTTTGCAGAACCCGTCGTCCTTGAGGAAACTGCAACTCCACTTTCTCGACAATGTGATCGTCCCTGTCAGAATTATGTACAATGTGGAACTCCAGCTTCTGGAGACTTCCGATGTGGCCGAGCACTCCAACTTCGTCAATATCTACTACTACCCGACCTCGTTTGGGTGCCCGTTTAACACCATGAAGGCCGAAAGGTTGTCGAAGGACCGCTTGGCTCACGTGACCAAGAACGAGCTGTTTCAGCAGATGTTGACCACCGTGAAAGATGCTCTTGACAAGTTTCACATGAAGGTTGTTTCCGAAAGTGCACACCCGGAATCGCTGGATGTTAAAGTCAAGGAAAATGCTGCTAGGGTGGACACAGACTCTGCCAAACGGCCAATCAGCATTATTAAGCCAAACACCTCAAGAGGTGGAAAGGGGAAGAGAGGCGGCTCTCGGAATATGATGTTTAGAAGAGACAATATCCACCAATTCGACTCGCCTGGAAACAAAGTGACCGGAAGTGCGTTGAGTAATATTGCCAATGTTGGATACATGGGATTTCTGAATCAGGATGCCGACCCAAGCTTGCTGGTAGCCAATCCAGGACAAACATATCATGGACAGGGAAATCAGCTTTATAAGGCATCCCAATTCGGATATCAAGGGGGTCGAGAGGCCCAGGAACATATCCAGATCGAGAATCGAAATCCGCAACTAGAGCCAAGCTTTTCAACCCTAAACCAGGGCTCTGATTTGAGAAGAATGCCGGGTAACCAGAGACCGAACAATTCCGTTATGCGAGATCTGAACTACGAGTACACCGGGTATCAGAACCAGAAGAAGTGGTGA
- a CDS encoding uncharacterized protein (BUSCO:EOG092612MY), whose translation MKPIQTDREAEIRQRQQQMQMEKERYVYRGKKLKESNKNYFRVLFLLAVLQMIAIAFFTRGFLLSREVLPNRSTCIEQQGSETCFRPKKPFKKAIILLIDALRFDFTIPTEEDGLSYHNELRVLYETAERHPENAVLLKFLADPPTTTLQRLKGLTTGSLPTFVDAGSNFNGDTILEDNLIRQLYEQGRRVAFAGDDTWDALFGPYLYRNLTFPYESLNVWDLYTVDEGVTQHVESMLEHNSTAWDVLVGHFLGVDHCGHRYGPGHEAMRGKLRQLDSVIRRVMHKMDNDTVLFVFGDHGMDATGNHGGETAAELESALFMYSKRAYFGHLAGAMYDISRGGSNYRAVDQIDFVPTASLLLGLPVPYNSLGRPIAEAFLGPSGRDFGNLARAMSICSSQINLYRHTQGELASDGEVNAMYAELGGDGNSFKSEDSSKYQKGGEYEKTGENKSSSKYENPSKYQRTVHNENPSKYDKATRYIKRASQYQQESLRRCKQRWATFDDANIAIGLLLLAISWFLLIVYSKMIPSVVIAQLNPQFLFSSLVLMLVYTVLLASFVFVFRPARLPLPWALLLGVALGIANGIFAPVMDRYSVPWLAGQLRDNLIQDGWTYFALFVLLLHSLVFASNSFVVWEDRIVSFWLVTFGICAFFKSFQVLNRRARYLGAVHSLVFVVLTRAVSQIRLCREEQAGNCLSTFATTPYAVAGLYVVAVVLPKLVVAFFRTTDCYQGAAPVWISTGFRAMLFLNAFTWTFELFEHDPALISSLIPHSSHSLLASLSSPSFLKTARLTLARIVIGVSLVAANFGWANGPLCVKIDIQDRPKRAKIIGYGNAYGSSYFLLFLNLLAATMEASRPMAALSLAVFTYQLLTLLELVHVLNIRTNLVSAVVLTLLAYLHFFTTGHQATLQSIHWDSAFLLSDSITFPFTHLAVVLDTFAPFLLAALATPLLILWRRPPSGHPLTIFSKIVEVATSFLVCQVSLTWASMLMTNHFRRHLMVWKIFAPRYMLNGLVLIVLNLVVVFVCVGFAAPRVIRRWYDAFGA comes from the coding sequence ATGAAACCAATACAGACAGACAGAGAAGCAGAGATCCGGCAGCGGCAGCAGCAGATGCagatggaaaaagagcGGTACGTGTACCGGGGAAAAAAGCTGAAGGAGAGCAACAAGAACTACTTCCGGGTGCTTTTCCTGCTTGCAGTGCTCCAGATGATTGCAATTGCGTTTTTCACGCGGGGATTTCTCTTGAGCCGGGAGGTTCTTCCGAACAGGTCGACGTGCATTGAGCAGCAGGGGTCAGAGACGTGTTTCCGGCCGAAGAAACCGTTCAAGAAGGCGATAATATTGTTGATTGACGCTTTACGGTTTGATTTCACGATTCCCACAGAGGAGGATGGTTTAAGCTACCACAACGAGCTCCGGGTGCTGTATGAGACGGCGGAACGGCACCCGGAGAACGCAGTGCTTCTCAAGTTCCTTGCCGACCCACCGACAACGACTTTGCAGCGGCTCAAAGGACTCACTACGGGGTCTCTTCCGACTTTTGTTGATGCCGGGTCGAATTTTAACGGGGACACGATCCTGGAGGACAACTTGATCCGGCAGCTGTACGAACAGGGCCGGCGGGTTGCGTTTGCCGGAGATGACACGTGGGACGCGCTTTTCGGGCCGTACTTGTACCGGAACTTGACATTTCCCTACGAGTCTCTCAACGTGTGGGATTTGTACACTGTGGACGAAGGGGTGACACAGCACGTGGAATCGATGCTGGAGCACAACTCGACGGCGTGGGACGTGCTGGTGGGCCACTTCTTGGGCGTGGACCACTGTGGGCACCGGTATGGGCCGGGCCACGAGGCAATGCGGGGGAAATTGAGGCAGCTGGACTCAGTAATCCGGCGGGTGATGCACAAAATGGATAATGACACCGTTCTTTTTGTGTTTGGCGACCACGGCATGGATGCCACGGGCAACCACGGTGGCGAGACGGCTGCGGAGCTCGAGTCTGCGCTTTTCATGTACTCGAAACGGGCATATTTCGGGCACCTGGCCGGGGCAATGTACGATATTTCGCGTGGTGGAAGCAATTACCGGGCCGTGGACCAGATAGACTTTGTGCCAACGGCTTCTCTGCTGCTCGGGCTGCCCGTGCCGTACAACTCGCTCGGCCGGCCGATTGCCGAGGCGTTCTTGGGGCCCTCGGGACGGGATTTCGGTAACTTGGCCCGTGCCATGAGCATTTGCAGCTCGCAGATCAATCTGTACAGGCATACACAGGGCGAGTTGGCCTCGGATGGGGAGGTGAATGCGATGTATGCGGAGTTAGGGGGGGATGGAAACTCTTTTAAGAGTGAAGACTCCTCTAAGTATCAAAAGGGCGGTGAGTACGAAAAGACTGGTGAGAATAAATCCTCCTCTAAGTATGAGAACCCCTCTAAATATCAAAGGACTGTCCATAATGAAAACCCCTCTAAGTATGATAAGGCTACCCGCTACATCAAACGGGCCTCCCAGTACCAGCAGGAGTCCCTCAGACGCTGCAAGCAACGCTGGGCAACATTTGACGACGCAAACATCGCCATCGGGCTCCTTCTCCTGGCCATCTCCTGGTTCTTGCTCATCGTCTACTCCAAGATGATCCCCTCGGTGGTGATCGCACAGTTGAACCCCCAGTTTCTGTTCTCGTCACTCGTGCTCATGCTCGTGTACACGGTGCTCCTGGCATCGTTCGTTTTTGTGTTCCGGCCGGCCCGGCTGCCCCTTCCTTGGGCCCTGCTTCTTGGCGTGGCATTAGGCATCGCCAACGGTATCTTTGCACCAGTCATGGACCGGTACTCGGTGCCGTGGCTCGCCGGGCAGCTCCGTGACAACCTAATTCAGGACGGCTGGACGTATTTCGCGCTTTTCGTGCTCTTGCTGCACTCTCTGGTGTTTGCCAGCAACTCCTTCGTCGTCTGGGAGGACCGAATTGTCAGCTTTTGGCTCGTTACATTTGGAATATGTGCCTTTTTCAAGTCGTTCCAGGTTCTCAATCGACGCGCCCGGTACCTGGGAGCGGTCCACTCGCTTGTGTTTGTCGTTTTGACCCGAGCCGTGTCGCAAATCCGGCTCTGCCGCGAGGAGCAGGCCGGAAACTGCCTCAGCACGTTTGCCACTACGCCGTACGCCGTGGCCGGGCTCTATGTGGTGGCTGTGGTGCTCCCGAAGCTCGTTGTTGCCTTTTTCCGCACTACCGACTGCTACCAGGGGGCGGCACCGGTCTGGATCTCCACCGGATTCCGGGCAATGCTCTTCCTTAATGCGTTCACCTGGACCTTTGAGCTTTTCGAGCATGACCCGGCACTTATTTCCTCACTCATACCTCATTCATCACATTCCTTGCTCGCTTCACTTTCCTCCCCCTCCTTCCTCAAGACTGCCCGGCTGACACTTGCCCGAATCGTCATCGGTGTCTCCCTGGTGGCCGCAAACTTCGGCTGGGCAAACGGACCACTCTGTGTCAAGATCGACATCCAGGATCGCCCAAAACGCGCCAAAATCATCGGATACGGCAACGCTTACGGCTCTTCCTacttcctcctcttcctcaacTTGCTTGCTGCCACCATGGAGGCCAGCCGACCAATGGCAGCCCTCTCTTTGGCCGTGTTCACCTACCAGCTCCTCACATTGCTTGAACTCGTCCATGTGCTCAACATCCGCACAAATCTCGTTTCTGCCGTCGTTCTCACCTTGCTGGCATACCTGCACTTCTTCACAACGGGTCACCAGGCCACACTGCAGTCCATACACTGGGATTCAGCCTTTCTGCTCTCAGACTCCATCACTTTCCCCTTCACCCACCTCGCCGTCGTCCTCGACACCTTTGCACCATTCCTCCTAGCCGCTCTTGCCACTCCCTTGCTCATTCTATGGAGAAGACCACCCTCCGGACACCCACTCACCATCTTCTCCAAGATCGTCGAGGTTGCAACCAGCTTCTTGGTCTGCCAGGTCTCTCTCACATGGGCCAGCATGCTCATGACCAACCATTTTCGCCGCCACTTGATGGTCTGGAAGATCTTTGCGCCTCGCTACATGCTCAACGGCCTGGTCTTGATCGTTCTCAACCTCGTTGTTGTTTTCGTGTGTGTTGGTTTTGCTGCTCCCAGGGTCATCCGACGCTGGTACGATGCTTTTGGTGCCTGA